From a region of the Streptomyces puniciscabiei genome:
- a CDS encoding TnsA-like heteromeric transposase endonuclease subunit: MAPQPPLLDHSPVGASSATVPWSDTSTLRDLARMHAISADAVSQLAMPSDWTARWTTAWRFGRTLVGCTVRNLGEVDVLSSVPVRRFTWRTDQWHRPGLGYLVSTDRHHGFESFEEELLLLAADFSGSLVEALTQPFRLRFQSVNGSVEHIPDYLLLTDDTPWLIDVRPSARIEPEDEVKFAAAAEVALVAGWNYAVVAGWHDHVVGLIDTLSAGRRHLTDPLRLQEQLLLAAEDGPQPFGTLVRRCSLEAVARAHAIHLLWHRQLGLQISGPLTDASTIRLSLSRRPASGSW; this comes from the coding sequence GTGGCTCCCCAGCCCCCGCTGCTCGATCACTCGCCAGTTGGCGCATCGAGCGCTACTGTCCCCTGGTCGGACACATCGACATTGCGCGATCTCGCCCGAATGCATGCCATCTCAGCTGACGCCGTCAGTCAACTGGCCATGCCGTCGGACTGGACTGCCCGGTGGACTACGGCGTGGCGTTTCGGACGGACGCTCGTCGGTTGCACCGTCAGGAACCTGGGCGAGGTCGACGTGCTCTCAAGTGTTCCTGTGCGCCGCTTCACTTGGCGTACCGATCAGTGGCATCGCCCCGGCCTTGGATATCTGGTCAGTACCGACCGTCACCACGGTTTCGAGAGTTTCGAGGAGGAACTCCTCCTTCTGGCAGCTGACTTCTCAGGATCTCTTGTGGAGGCGCTGACTCAACCGTTCCGTCTGCGCTTCCAGAGCGTCAACGGCAGCGTCGAGCACATCCCGGACTATCTTCTGCTGACCGACGACACGCCGTGGCTCATCGATGTGCGGCCTTCAGCACGGATAGAACCTGAGGACGAGGTCAAGTTCGCCGCTGCGGCCGAGGTCGCCCTGGTTGCTGGGTGGAACTACGCGGTGGTTGCTGGTTGGCACGACCATGTAGTAGGCCTGATCGATACGCTGTCCGCCGGACGAAGGCACTTGACCGACCCACTGCGGCTACAGGAGCAGCTGCTTCTGGCGGCAGAAGACGGTCCACAGCCGTTCGGGACCCTGGTAAGGCGCTGCAGCCTGGAAGCCGTTGCCCGGGCTCATGCGATCCATCTGTTGTGGCATCGCCAATTGGGCCTGCAGATTTCTGGCCCTCTGACCGACGCGAGCACGATCCGCCTGTCCCTCTCTCGCCGCCCGGCGAGTGGGAGTTGGTGA